GGCATCGACAAGTTGATCGAACTCCAGAATGCGGCGTTAGAGTCGAGCCAGGGGTTCGTCGAGTGGCGTCCGTGATCGCCAAGCTGGTGCTTGCGACCTTCAATCCTGCGAAGGCGCGTGAGATGCGACAGATTCTGTCCCGCTGCGCTCCGGCGATCGAGTTCCTCGTTCTGAGCGACTTTCCAGGGGCGATCGAAGCCGATGAGACCGGATCGACGTATGCCGAGAACGCTCTGATCAAGGCCCGAGCCGCCGCCGCTTTCACCGGGGAGTGGGCCGTTTCAGACGACGCCGGGCTCGAAATCGACGCCCTCGAAGGCGCGCCGGGGCTGCACTCCAAGAGATTCGAAGGGGTCGAAACCGATTTCCCGAGCAAAATGCGCAGGATCCTCGAGTTGATGGAGGGCGTGCCCGAAGACGAGCGAGCCGCGCGCTTCCGCTGCTGCGTTGCCCTTTGTCCTCCGCCCGCGGTTTCCCAAGTGTGCGAGGTTTTTGAGGCCGTTTGCGAGGGCCGAATCGCAAGGCAAACGAAGGGGGATTATGGATTCGGGTATGACCCGATCTTCTACTTGCCGGAACCGAACGCTCACATGGCAGAACTTCCTCCCGAAGAGAAACACAGGGTCAGTCATCGAGGCAAGGTGCTCGCGATGCTCTGCGCCCGTCTGGCGCGTCCCAACGAATAGGCGACCTGCAAGCGCGAAGTTTCCGGCGATCGGAGAGGAACCACGAAGTCGCTGGCGAACTGGCCAGAGGGAGGAACCCAAAGGGATGAGATCGGCCGACTACGGGATTGACGCTCCAAACATGCAGCGCGCGCTGTGGATTCTCGGCGCCCTTGGGGTCGCGCTGGCTTTCGCCTATCCGCCGCTGGGTCAGTACACCGTGTACGTTGGCGCGGCGTTCCTCGCCTCCGCTCTCGTCATGTTTTG
The genomic region above belongs to Candidatus Nitrosymbiomonas proteolyticus and contains:
- a CDS encoding non-canonical purine NTP pyrophosphatase,RdgB/HAM1 family, whose product is MASVIAKLVLATFNPAKAREMRQILSRCAPAIEFLVLSDFPGAIEADETGSTYAENALIKARAAAAFTGEWAVSDDAGLEIDALEGAPGLHSKRFEGVETDFPSKMRRILELMEGVPEDERAARFRCCVALCPPPAVSQVCEVFEAVCEGRIARQTKGDYGFGYDPIFYLPEPNAHMAELPPEEKHRVSHRGKVLAMLCARLARPNE